In the Fusarium oxysporum f. sp. lycopersici 4287 chromosome 9, whole genome shotgun sequence genome, one interval contains:
- a CDS encoding formamidase produces MPGKIRTAQSVSFDKPASEQPHLHNRWHPDVPSIATVEPGETVKIECLDWTGGQIGNNDSADDVRDVDLTKIHYLTGPFDIKGSQPGDLLVVNITDVQPFEHSPWGFTGIFAKDNGGGFLDEHYPTAAKAIWDFDGVYCSSRHIPGVRFPGLIHPGILGCAPSAEILAEWNRREAELVSSMADSTKIVAQPPNEINAHGGKATGDVLAKIAREGARTIPGRPEHGGNCDINNISRGSTTYLPVHVEGAKFSVGDLHFSQGDGEISFCGAIEMAGIITIKFDLIKGGMKSRGLKSPVYRPGDMGPTFSPSRYLIFEGFSVDENGKQHFMDATVAYRQSCLRAIEYLKQFGYSGEQIYLLLSCAPIRGAIAGIVDIPNACTTLGIPMDIFDFDISIESEPVARDLGACPVSK; encoded by the exons ATGCCTGGCAAGATCCGTACAGCTCAATCCGTGTCCTTTGACAAACCCGCCTCTGAACAACCCCATCTCCACAATAGATGGCATCCAGATG TCCCGAGTATTGCAACTGTTGAGCCCGGCGAGACAGTCAAGATAGAATGCCTCGACTGGACAGGTGGTCAAATCGGCAACAATGACAGCGCAGACGATGTTCGCGATGTTGATCTAACTAAAATCCACTATCTAACCGGCCCATTCGACATCAAAGGCAGTCAGCCCGGCGATCTACTCGTCGTCAACATAACCGACGTCCAACCCTTTGAGCATTCACCCTGGGGTTTCACAGGAATCTTCGCCAAGGACAACGGCGGGGGCTTCCTAGATGAACACTACCCCACCGCCGCAAAAGCAATCTGGGACTTTGACGGAGTATACTGTTCAAGCCGTCATATTCCCGGAGTGCGATTCCCCGGCTTAATCCACCCCGGAATTCTAGGCTGTGCCCCGTCTGCCGAGATTCTCGCAGAGTGGAACCGTCGAGAGGCAGAGCTCGTTTCTTCAATGGCTGATTCTACCAAGATTGTAGCTCAACCACCGAATGAGATCAATGCACATGGTGGAAAAGCCACAGGCGATGTTTTGGCAAAGATTGCGAGAGAGGGAGCGAGGACTATACCTGGACGACCAGAACATGGAGGAAATTGTGACATAAACAATATTTCTCGCGGATCTACGACGTATCTTCCCGTTCATGTCGAGGGAGCCAAGTTTTCTGTTGGAGATCTCCATTTTAGTCAGGGTGATGGTGAAATCAGCTTCTGCGGTGCCATTGAAATG GCTGGCATCATCACGATCAAGtttgatctcatcaaagGCGGCATGAAATCACGTGGCCTCAAGAGTCCAGTGTACAGACCAGGCGACATGGGCCCTACCTTTAGTCCCTCACGCTACCTAATCTTTGAAGGCTTCTCCGTCGACGAGAATGGAAAGCAGCATTTCATGGATGCAACCGTTGCTTATAGACAATCATGTCTCCGCGCAATCGAATACCTCAAACAATTCG GCTACTCTGGAGAACAAATCTACCTCTTACTCTCCTGCGCACCCATCCGCGGCGCCATCGCAGGAATAGTCGACATTCCCAACGCCTGCACAACTCTCGGTATACCGATGGACATTTTCGACTTTGACATTTCTATTGAAAGCGAGCCTGTTGCTCGAGATCTGGGTGCTTGTCCTGTATCTAAATAG